The region CGTAGACCTCCGCCACTGCAACCATGCGCTGCGTTTGACCGAGTTCGATGATGCCGGTTGCTTCGTTTTCGGCGATCGCCTCGCCCGCGCGGGTGAGTACGTCGATGACCTGACCGTCGATCGGCGCCCGCACGGTGGCCAGTTCGAGTTCGGCAGCGGCACGCATTACGTCCGCACGCGCTTTCTCTAGCTCGGCAACGGCAAGCTGCACGTCCACGGGGCGGACCTCGGTAATGCGATCGAGCGTTGCGTTGGCTTCCTGAATCTGCCGCTCTAAGGCGCGAATGGTTTTGGCTTGCAGAGCAATTCCCTCTCCCAGCCGTTCGCGCGCAGTTGCCACCCCGAGGACGAACGTATCGAGGGCAGATTCCGAAATTGCCCCTTCATCTGCCAGAAACTGATTGCGCCGCAGGTCGGACTCTGCGGTCAGCAACTCCGCGCGCAGGCGTTCGACCGTTGCTGCCCGCGCGAGCCGCTCGCCTTCCAGTTCGGCTTCCAGGCGCCGGATCTCGGCTTCCTGGGCGGCGATTTCACCTTGCTTCGCACCAGCTTGCACGATCGCCAAATTCGCCGCCGCCACCTGCACGGTTTGCTCGGCAGCGGCCAGAGCCGCCGCGCGGCTGCCGCGCGTTTCGAGATAAGCAATGGCATCGCCCGCCGCCACGCGATCGCCTTCAGATACCAGCAACTCAGCTACTTTTGCCCCGCGCTCCGACGGTGCAACGCGCACGACTTCACTATCCGGCTCCAACCGCCCGAGGGCCGTAACGGCAGTGACTGCCGGCAGCTCAACCGGCGGTGCATCTGCTGTCGGCGGCTGCCCGCGATCGCTCAAGACTGCCACACTGATGCCAGTTGCGGCCATACCCGTCATAGATAGGGCGAGCGCCCAACGCCAGCGCCCGATCGCGCTAGTGGACTGCTCTTGCATCGTTACGCCCACGGTTCTTACCTCGCCAGGGAACTAGACTGGACGGTACGGCACGCTTGTTAGACTAGACTGTACGGTTCGATGATGTCAAGATCGGGTTGAGTCCGATCCACTGCACTTCTGCTGGTTGTGTTGTCATTAACTGAGCCCCCGGGCTGCATCCGTTCGCAGGTCTCCATCGGTTTCAGCTGCCGGTTTGCCAAACAACTTGAATATGCTCAGGTGAACGCTCGTGGTTGACTCTCATGCCTTGACTGCAATTGCTGCTGCAGAATTCGATCGCGATCGCATCGGCGAGAAAGGGCAGCAGATCTTGCTCGGCGCGATGCCCGAGTTTCTACAGCGCGGCTATGCTGGGACCAGCATGGAGCGCGTGGCGAAGGCAGCAGGAGTCTCCAAGCAAACGCTTTACAGCTACTTTGTCGATAAGGACGACTTGTTCGTGACGTTGGTAAAGTACCTGGCAGCACAGCAGTTTCAGTTGGTGTGGTCTGAGCCGTTGGTGGGTGCTCCAGACGTTGTATTGCCGGCGGTAGCCCGG is a window of Rubidibacter lacunae KORDI 51-2 DNA encoding:
- a CDS encoding HlyD family efflux transporter periplasmic adaptor subunit — its product is MGVTMQEQSTSAIGRWRWALALSMTGMAATGISVAVLSDRGQPPTADAPPVELPAVTAVTALGRLEPDSEVVRVAPSERGAKVAELLVSEGDRVAAGDAIAYLETRGSRAAALAAAEQTVQVAAANLAIVQAGAKQGEIAAQEAEIRRLEAELEGERLARAATVERLRAELLTAESDLRRNQFLADEGAISESALDTFVLGVATARERLGEGIALQAKTIRALERQIQEANATLDRITEVRPVDVQLAVAELEKARADVMRAAAELELATVRAPIDGQVIDVLTRAGEAIAENEATGIIELGQTQRMVAVAEVYESDIGSVRLGQPAIAVSENGTFAGELHGTVARIGLKIGKKDVLDTDPAASVDARVVEVRILLDPEDSDRVSGLTNSQVIVKIER